The Pan paniscus chromosome 1, NHGRI_mPanPan1-v2.0_pri, whole genome shotgun sequence genome has a segment encoding these proteins:
- the LOC117979961 gene encoding succinate dehydrogenase [ubiquinone] cytochrome b small subunit, mitochondrial-like gives MVVPWRLSAVCGAQGGRALLLRTPVVRPAHISAFLQDRPIPEWCGVQHIHLSPSHHSGSKAASLHWTSERVVSVLLLGLLPAADLNPCSATHYSLAAALTLHGHWGLGQVVTDYVHGDASQKAAKAGLLALSALTFAGLCYFNYHHVGICKAVAMLWKL, from the coding sequence ATGGTGGTTCCCTGGAGGCTGAGTGCCGTTTGCGGTGCCCAAGGAGGCCGAGCTCTGTTGCTGCGAACTCCAGTGGTCAGACCTGCTCATATCTCAGCATTTCTTCAGGACCGACCTATCCCGGAATGGTGTGGAGTGCAGCACATACACTTGTCACCGAGCCACCATTCTGGCTCCAAGGCTGCATCTCTCCACTGGACTAGCGAGAGGGTTGTCAGTGTTTTGCTCCTGGGTCTGCTTCCGGCTGCTGATTTGAATCCTTGCTCTGCGACGCACTATTCCCTGGCTGCAGCCCTCACTCTTCATGGTCACTGGGGCCTTGGACAAGTTGTTACTGACTATGTTCATGGGGATGCCTCGCAGAAAGCTGCCAAGGCAGGGCTTTTGGCACTTTCAGCTTTAACCTTTGCTGGGCTTTGCTATTTCAACTACCACCATGTGGGCATCTGCAAAGCTGTTGCCATGCTGTGGAAGCTCTGA